The stretch of DNA TCGCAGCACGCCACCTACTCGCTGCCGGGCCGGACGTCGGCGACCTTCACCTGGTCCGGGACGCAGTCGGGCGGCGGCAGCAAGTCGGGCGCGTTCGTCGGGCTGGCGGGCAAGTGCCTGGACGTGGCGGGCGGTTCGTCGGCGAACGGCACGGCAGTGCAGCTCTACGACTGCAACTCCAGCACGGCCCAGCAGTGGACGGTCCAGCCGGACGGGTCGGTGCGGGCGCTGGGCAAGTGCCTGGACGTGACGTCGGCGTCGACCGCCAACGGGGCGAAGGTGCAGCTGTACGACTGCAACGGCACCGGGGCCCAGCAGTGGTCGTACAACGCCTCGACCGGTGACGTGGTGAACCTCGCCGCCGACAAGTGTCTGGACGTGACCGACAACTCCTCGGCCAACGGGGCTCGGGCGCAGATCTGGTCGTGCACCGGCGCGGCCAACCAGAAGTGGCGGTTGCAGTAGGACCGCCCGGCCGGCCGGACACCGGTCGCGGCACCGGGCCCGCGGCTCCCCGCGGACGTATCGTCGGGGGTGTCCCCGACCTGACCACCCCGACCAGGAGCGCCGGCATGACCACACCTCGGGACCTGTTGATCGTCAGCATGGACGTCCCGTCCGAGCGCCCCGTCGAACAGGGCGATCTGTCTCTCGCGCTGGCGGGCGCCGAACTGGCCGACCTCCTCACCGGCGGGGCCGCCGGCCTGGACGGCGACCGCATCGTGCCGCTCCCCCGGCGGGACACCGGGGACCGCCTCCTGGACCAGGCGGCGGCGTCGCTCGACGGGCGGCCGCCGTACGAGTCCGTCGAGGACTGGCTGTGGCGCCGCGGCGAGGGCCTGGCCGTGACCTACATCGACGCCCTGGACGCGGAGGGGCAGCTCACCGGGCGGCGGCACCGCTGGATGCCCGCGCGCGGCGGCCGGAAGGCGCCCGCCGACACACCGGCGCGGCGCCGGGCCGCCGAGCGCTGGTCCTCCCACGACCCCGTCATCGCCGGGCTCGCGGCCGCCGTCGGCATCGAGGCCGAGCCGGGCGCCCCGCTCACCGCCCCGGACGACGACGCCCTGGTCACCGTGCTGGCCACCGTCAACGACGCGGTGACGGAGCTGGAGGCCGTACGGCAGCGGCGGCGCATCGAGAACGCGGCCTTCGACAACATCTGGCGCGCTCCCTGACACCGGGTGCGAACCCGGGTGCGTCGACCTCCTGCCGACGCCGCGCCGACGGGCCGCGGCCCCGGCTTGTCGGCGCGGGAGCGCCGGGCCCGGTCCGGGTCCCGGGCCGGCAGCCGGGTCGTCGTGCGTCCCCCCGCCGAAGAGCCGCCGTCCGCGGAACCGTTGTCGTCCGCGTCCCTGTCTCCTCTGTGCCGTGGCCTGCGGCGGAGGCGGGCTCGGGCGTCCGTTCGGCTACTTCGCCGGTTCCACGCCCGCGCGCAGCAGGCCGTAGGTGTACGCGTCCTCCAGGGCCTGCCAGGAGGCCGCGATCACGTTGTCCGCCACGCCCACCGTGGACCACTCGCCCTGGCCGTCCGAGGTGGAGATCAGCACGCGGGTGGTGGAGGAGGTGCCGTGCTTGCCCTCCAGGATACGGACCTTGTAGTCGACCAGGCCGAGGGAGGCGAGCTCGGGGTAGATCTTCTCCAGGGCCACGCGCAGGGCGCGGTCGAGGGCGTTGACCGGGCCGTTGCCCTCGGCGGTGGCGACGATGCGCTCGCTCTTGGCCCACAGCTTCACCGTGGCCTCGTTGGCGTGGGTGCCGTCGGGGCGGTCCTCGACGATGGCCCGCCAGGACTCGACGTCGAAGTACCTCAGCGGCCTGCCCTCGGCCTCGGCGCGCAGCAGCAGTTCGAAGCTCGCGTCGGCCGCCTCGTAGGTGTAGCCCTTGAGCTCGCGCTCCTTGACGCGCTCGACCACGCGGCCGACCAGTTCGCGGTCGTCGCCGAGGTCGATGCCGAGTTCCTTGCCCTTGAGCTCGATGGAGGCGCGGCCGGCCATGTCGGAGACCAGCATGCGCATGGTGTTGCCGACCTGCTCGGGGTCGATGTGCTGGTACAGGTCCGGGTCGACCTTGATGGCGGAGGCGTGCAGGCCGGCCTTGTGGGCGAAGGCGGAGACACCCACATAGGGCTGGTGAGTGGAGGGCGTGAGGTTGACGACCTCGGCGATGGCGTGCGAGATGCGGGTCATCTCGCGCAGCCGCCCCTCGGGCAGCACCCGCTTGCCGTACTTCAGCTCCAGGGCCGCGACCACCGGGAAGAGGTTGGCGTTGCCGACCCGCTCGCCGTAGCCGTTGGCCGTGCACTGCACGTGGGTGGCGCCGGCGTCGACGGCCGCGAGGGTGTTGGCGACCGCGCAGCCGGTGTCGTCCTGGGCGTGGATGCCGAGGCGGGCGCCGGTGTCCGCGAGGACGGTGGAGACGACCGCCTGGACCTGGGCGGGCAGCATGCCGCCGTTGGTGTCGCAGAGGATCACCACGTCCGCGCCGGCCTCCGCGGCGGTGCGGACGACGGCCTTGGCGTACTGGGGGTTGGCGCGGTAGCCGTCGAAGAAGTGCTCGCAGTCGACGAAGACCCGGCGGCCCTCGGCGCGCAGGTGGGAGACGGTGTCGCGGACCATCTCCAGGTTCTCCTCCAAGGTGGTGCGCAACGCCAGCTCCACATGCCGGTCGTGCGACTTGGCGACCAGGGTGATCACCTCGGCGCCGGACTCCAGCAGCGCCCTGACCTGGGGGTCGTCCGCCGCCTTGGCGCCGGCCCGGCGGGTCGCCCCGAAGGCGACGAGCTTGGCGTGCCGGAAGTCGATCTCCTGCTTGGCGCGGGCGAAGAACTCGGTGTCCCGCGGGTTCGCGCCGGGCCAGCCACCCTCGATGAAGCCCACGCCGAAGTCGTCCAGGTGCCGAGCGATGGCCAGCTTGTCGGCGACCGTGAGGTTGATCCCCTCACGCTGGGCGCCGTCGCGCAGGGTGGTGTCGAAGACGTGGAACGAATCGTCGAGCTGGCTGGATGCGGTCATGGTCTCAAGGCTCCTGTTTGCAATCTCGGTCTTGCCGTCAATGACCGGCTCCACCGTCCCCCCAATAGTCCCTCGCGCAGCGGTCCCGGCTGTGGGTGGGCCAGGAAAACGAAAGACCCCTCGCGGGTGCGAGAGGTCTGCGCGCGGGTCGAGGACGACGATGGCCGCCCGTACCTGGTCGTACGTGGCGGTCACTGCGGACCGGCGCGCCTGCTGCCAATAATCATGGCGGACGAGAGCACGGGGGCAGTCTGGCACAGTCCCGCTCTCTCCGGACATCACGTCTCAGGATGCGGGCGTCAACCTGGACGCCTCCGCGGTCTCCACCCGCGCCAGATCCAGGTCCCTGGTCTCCCGCATGGTGATGTAGACCACGAGCGAGACGGCCGCACAGGCCGCCACGTACCAGAAGAATCCGGACTCCGCGCCGGCGTTCTTGAACCACAGGGCGACGTATTCCGCGGTGCCGCCGAAGAGGGCGTTGGCGAGGGCGTAGGGCAGGGCCACGCCGAGCGCGCGCACGCCCGTGGGGAACAGCTCCGCCTTCACGCACGCGTTGATCGAGGTGTAGCCGGTGACCACGACCAGGGCGAGCAGGGACAGTCCGAGCGCCGGCCAGAAACCGTCCGCGCGCCGCAGCAGGGTCATGATCGGCACGGTCAGGACCGTGGAGCCGACGGCGAAGGTGATCAGCAGCGGCCGGCGGCCGATCCGGTCGGACAGCCGCCCGGCGAGCGGCTGGAGGCAGGCGAAGACGATCAGCGCGGTGAAGGAGACGAGGGTCGCGGTCTGCTTGGGCAGGCCCGCGGAGTTGGCCAGGTACTTCGTCAGGTACGTGGTGTACGTGTAGTACGCCACGGTGCCGCCCATGGTCAGGGCGATCACCAGGAACGCCTCCCGCCTGTGCCGCCACAGCGCGCGCAGGGTGCCGCGCTCCTCGCCACCGGTGGCGTCGGCCTCGTACACCGCCTCGTACACCTCGGTCTCCAGCATGCTGCGGCGCAGGTAGAAGACCACGGCCGCGCCGAGCGCGCCGACCACGAACGGGATGCGCCACCCGTAGCTGTGCAGGGCCTCGTCGGACATGGTGCGCTGGAGCAGGATCTGGAGGCCGAGGCCGAGGATCTGGCCGGCGGTCATGGACACGTACTGGAAACTGGAGGCGAAGCCGCGGTGGCGCGGGGCGGAGGCCTCGGTGAGGTAGGTGGCGCTGGCCGCGTACTCGCCGCCCACGGACAGTCCCTGGAGCAGGCGTGCGGCGAGCAGGACCAGGGCGCCGCCGTAGCCGGCGACGGCGTAGGTCGGCGCCACGGCGATGAGGACGGCGGAGGCCGACATGAGGGTGACGGTCAGGGTCAGGGCCGCCTTGCGGCCCTTCCGGTCGCCGACCCTGCCGAGCAGCCAGCCACCGACCGGGCGCATGAAGAAGCCGACGGCGAAGATGCCCGCGGTGTTCATGAGCTGGGCGGTCGGGTTCCCGTCCGGGAAGAAGGCCCCGGCGAAGTAGGTGGCGAAGCTGGCGTAGACGAACCAGTCGTACCACTCCACCATGTTTCCGGCCGAGCCGATCCAGATCTTCTTCCAGTGCTGTCGTCCCATGAGCCGTCACTGCCCCGGCCGGGCGGTGGGAACGCGCCGGAATCGGCCAAACGGAGCGGTCAGTTCAGGCGTCGTACGAAGACGTCCGGGACGCCGTTGGTGTCGTGCGGCACCAGGTCGGCGGCCGGGGAGGAGAAGACGACGGCGTGGCCCGTGCGGTCGACCGCGCGGGGGAGAGCGGTGGCGCCCGCCGGGGCCACCGGGTGCCGCCGGCCGGACGGCAGGGCGAGCAGGTCGAGTCCGCCGTCGGCGGACAGCAGCACGTGCCGCAGCGAGCCGTCGGCGGCGGCCGCCGCGGTGCCGGCCGCCTGCCGGACGCGTCCGGTGGGCAGGTCCTGGAAGTACGCGGTGGTCGTCCCATCGGCCGCCGTGGCGTTGAACAGGGCGCGGCGGCCGTCGTCGGAGAGCCGGACGAGCGTGGCCGAGAAGCCGCTGCCGATGTCGGACTCGTGTCCGTCGCGGACGACGTGGATCCGCCCCTCGGTGCCCTGGCCCGTCCGGGCCGCCACGCTGTACGCGACCGTGCGGCCGTCGGCGCTGAGCCAGGCGTTGAGGATCAGGCCCTCGGCCGGCAGCGGCGAGATCCGCCGGTCGGTGCCGGTGTCCAGGTCGCGGACGTGGAGCACGCGTGCGTAGTCGTCGCCGTGGCGGTTGCCGAGGGTGTACGCCACGTGCCGGCCGTCGGCGCTGATCGCGGCCGCGGTGCCCAGCTCGTAGGAGGTGTCCTGCGGCGGCTCCTGGGGCCACAGCACCTCCGTGCGTCCCGTGACGCGGTCGTACACGTACGGCTTGGGGTACCGGTTGCCGTTGGAGTAGGCGAGACGGCGGCCGTCGCCGCTGAGCATCGGCCCCGTGGTGTAGATCAGGTCCTCCGGGACCTGGGTGAGCCTGCCGGTGCGCAGGTCCTTGAGGTACAGGCGGGTGTCGATGCCGCCCTCGGGGTCCGCCGAGGAGAAGACGGCGTAGCGGCCGTCGCCGCTGATCACGCCGCCGCCCGACGGCGCGGTCAGCTCGCTCCCGTCGGTGGCGGTACTGATCCGCTCGACGCGCGGCGGAGGGGCCGCGGCCACGGCGGCCGGGCCGAGCGCGAGCAGCAGTGCCGCTGCCGACGCGGTGCCGAAGACTCTGCGGACGTGTGCGGCCATGGCCATGGTTCCCCCCGAAACCGGTCCCCCGGTCCCGCGCCGAGGACTCCCCGGATTCAAACGCGCCGGCCGGTCCGCGGCAATGCGCCGGTTTACGTACAACCGGGACGGTTGATCAGGCGTCCGCGAGCCCCGGCCGGCTCAGCGCTTCGTCGAGGAACTCCCCTAGGTGGCACATGACTTGGGCCCGGTCGGTGCCGCGCAGCCCGATCGCCACGTGGATGGAGAAGCCGTCGAGGAGAGCGCGCAGCCGGGCCGCGAAGCGGTCCGCGTCGACCGGCTGGAACTCGCCGCGCGAGACGCCCTCGGCGACCAGCGCGGCCAGGTCCCGGTGCCAGGCGCCCTCGATGGCGGCCTGCCGGTCGCGGGCGTCCTCGCCGGCGTTCAGCGAGCGGTTCCAGACCTCCAGCCACAGCGTCCAGTGCGGGTCACGGTGACCATCCGGCACGTACAGGTCGACGTAGGCGTCGAGGCGTTCGCGTACCGGGGCGGCACGGGTGAGCAGCCGGCCGCGCTCGGTGCCGAGCCGGCTCTCGCTCCACTCCAGCGTCTGCAGCAGCAGTTCGTCCTTGGAGCGGAAGTAGTACAGCAGATGGCCGCTGCTCATCCCGACCTCGCGGCCGAGCGCCGCCATGGTGAGCTGCTCCAGACCGCGCTCGGCGATCATCTCCATGGCGGCGGCGAGCACCTCCTCACGCGGCGGCGCGGGGGTACGTCTGCGGGGCGCGGGGGCGGTGCTCATGCCGGGACCGTCCGTACGGCGTCGGGCAGGAAGTGGGTCTCGTAGGGGCCGTAGCACTCGCCGAACAGCGTCGCCACCACCGCTCCGCACCCGCCGCACACCTGGTTCGGGCCCTCCTGGCCGGTGGCCCCGCAGCACCCGTGCTCCTGGCAGGCGGGGTTGTACGACAGGAAACCGGCCGTGTCCTCGGGGCCGACCACCAGGGTGTCGCGCTGCCCGGCCGACATCAGGAATCCCGGGCCGTCGGGGTTCCCCACGCACACGCCGGGGAGGGCGGCCCCCGCCCACTCCGGGTCCGGGTGCGGCACGAACGGCGCCCCGCACGGCTCGGGGTCCACGGCGTACGTGCCCGGCGGCACGGTCGGCGGGGCGTGCCGCGAGCCGTCCGGGTTCCTCCGGCCGTCGCACTCCGGGCGGGGCGGCAGTTCGGGCAGCGGACGCAGCGGTTCGGTGAGGTGGCGGGCGCAGGCCGCGCAGACCAGTACGTTCACTCGTATGTTCTACCTGACCGCCCGCTGCCCGACGACCGTCTTGGGCTGCTGCTGGGTGATGCAGTGGATGCCTCCACCGCCGGCGAAGATGGCGCGGGCGTCGACCGGGGTCACCGTGCGGTCGGGGAAGAGCCGGCGGAAGATGCCGGCCGCCTCCTCGTCGCGCGGGTCGTCGAAGGCGCACAGGACGACGCCGCCGTTGCAGAGGTAGTGGTTGATGTAGGAGTAGTCGGCCCAGTGCCCGTCGGCCTCCAGGACGGTGGGGGCGGGGACTTCGACGACCTCCAGGGGGCGGCCGTCGGCGTCGGTGGCCGACTTCAGGACGCCGATGACCTCCTTGGTGACCTCGTGGTCGGGGTGGGCCGGGTCCGGCTGGTGGTGGGCGACGACGACACCGGGGCGGGCGAAGGCGGCCACGATGTCGACATGGCCGAGGGTGCCGTAGCCGTAGGGAGGGTAGTCGCCGGTCAGGCCGCGCGGCAGCCAGATCGCCTTGCGGGTGCCGAGGTGGGCGTGGATCTCCGCCTCGACCTGCTCCTTCGTCCAGTGCGGGTTGCGCTCGGGGCCGAGCTGCACGGTCTCGGTCAGCAGGACCGTGCCCTCGCCGTCGACGTGGATCCCGCCGCCCTCGTTGACGAGCGGGGAGGCGTACGTCTTCGCGCCCGCGAGGTCCGAGACATACGAGGCGATCTTCGCGTCGTGCTCCCAGCGGGCCCAGTCCTGGGCTCCCCAGCCATTGAACGTCCAGTCCACGGCGGCGAGTTCACCTGCCTCACTGGTCAGGAAGGTGGGGCCGATGTCGCGCATCCAGGCGTCGTCCAGATCGCGTTCGACGGTGTCGACGCCGTCGCCCAGGAGGGTGCGGGCCTCGGCCGACTGGCCGGGGCCGCAGACCACCGTCACCGGTTCGAAGCGGCGCACGGCACGGGCCACCGACGCCCAGGCGGCGCGGGAGGCGGCGACGTCGTCGGGGGTGTCGAAGGTCGGGTTGGGACCCGGCCACGCCATCCAGGTGCGCTCGTGCGGCGCCCACTCGGCGGGCATGCGGAAGCCGTCGGCGGCGGGGGTGTTCATCTCGGGGGTCCTCGCAGAGGTCACGGAGGTCACAGGAAGTACAGGCGGTTGAGGGAGACCGACTCGGCGGGCTCGGAGCGGATCGGGTCGCCGTCCAGGGTGACCAGGCCGGTGCGCTGGTCGACGTCGACGGATCCGGTACGGGAGTTGAGGCGCAGGTCGGCGGGGCCGATACCGCGGGTGCCGCGCACGGCGACCCGGCGCCGCCGGGTGGGCATCGTGTCGTGGCCCTGGTCCACGGCGGCCTGGGCGACGAACGCGACCGAGATCTCGGCCGGGGTGGCGCCGTGCGCGCCGAACTGCGGTCCCAGTACGAGGGGTTCGCAGGTGTCGGTGGCCGCGTTGGGGTCGCCCACCACGCCGTACGCGGGGAACCCGGACTTGAGGACGAGTTGCGGCTTGGCACCGAAGAACTCGGGGCGCCACAGCACGATGTCGGCCAGCTTGCCGGTCTCGATCGAGCCGACCTCGTGGGAGAGGCCGTGCGCGATGGAGGGGTTGATCGTCAGCTTGGCGATGTAGCGCAGAACGCGCGCGTTGTCGTCGTCCGGGCCGTCCCCGTCGACCGGGCCCAACTCGGCCTTCATCTTCCCGGCCATGGCGAAGGTGCGGCGCACGGTCTCGCCGGCCCGGCCCATGCCCTGGGCGTCGGAGGAGGTGATGCCGATCGCGCCCAGGTCGTGCAGCACGTCCTCGGCGCCCATGGTCCCGGCACGGATGCGGTCGCGGGCCATGGCCGCGTCGCCGGGCAGGTCGGTCTTGAGGTCGTGGACGGAGACGATCATGCCGTAGTGCTCGGCGACCGCGTCCCGGCCGAAGGGCAGGGTGGGGTTGGTGGAGGAGCCGATGACGTTCGGGACCCCGGCCATCTTCAGCACGTTGGGGACGTGTCCGCCGCCGCAGCCCTCGATGTGGAAGGCGTGGATCGTGCGTCCCTCCAGGACGCGCAGGGTGTCCTCGACCGACAGGCACTCGTTCAGTCCGTCGCTGTGCAGGGCGACTTGTACGTCGTGCTCCTCGGCGACCCGCAGGGCGGTGTCGAGGGCACGGGTGTGGGCGCCCATGTCCTCGTGCACCTTGAAGCCCAGGGCGCCGCCCTCGGCCAGCGCCTCGACCAGCGGGGCCGGGTGCGAGGACGAACCGCGGCCCAGGAAGCCGATGTTGACCGGCCACGCGTCGAAGGCGCCGAAGGCGTGCCGCAGCGCCCACGGCGAGTTGACGCCCACGCCCCACACCGGCCCGAACTCCTGGCCGATGATGGTGGTCACGCCGGAGGCGAGCGAGGCCTCCATGATGCGCGGCGACAGCAGGTGCACATGGGGGTCGACGGCGCCGGCCGTGGCGATCAGCCCCTCGCCGGACACGATCGTGGTACCGGTGCCGACGACCACGTCGACGCCGTCGAGGGTGTCGGGGTTCCCGGCCCGCCCGATGGAGTGGATCCGGCCCTCGCGGATTCCTATGGAGACCTTGCGGATGCCCTGCACGGCGTCGATGACGACGACGTTGCTGATCACCACGTCGCAGGTCTCGCGGACCGCCGCCGCCTTGAGGTGCAGTCCGTCCCGGGCGGTCTTGCCGAAGCCGGCGAGGAACTCGTCGCCGTACTGCTGCGCGTCGGACTCGATCCGGACCACCAGCCCGGAGTCCCCGAGGCGGACGCGGTCGCCGGCCCGCGGGCCGTGGGTGGCCGCGTACGCGTACGGGTCGATGCTCATCGGTCGGCTCCCAGGTATCCGCAGGCGGCGGCCCGGCGCAGGGCCTCTTCCTTTGCCCCCGGCGCGTCCAGGGGCCCGTCGACGAGGCCGGCGAAGCCGATCGCGATCCGCTCGCCGCCGATCGGCACGAGGCCGACCTCTGCACTCTCCCCCGGCCCGAACCGCACCGACGATCCGGCGGGCACCGCGAGCCGCATGCCGTAGGCCCGCTCGCGCGGGAAGTCGAGGCGCGGGTTGGCCTCGAAGAAGTGGAAGTGCGAGGTGACGGAGACCGGCACGGACGCGGTGTTGGTGACCGTGAGCCGTACGGCCGCCTCCGGCTCGGCGTGCTCCGGTCCCGGCAGCAGCGCGCCCGGCCCCATCTCGCCCAGCCCTCCCCCCGCGATCGGGTCGGAGACCACCGCGAGCCGTGAGCCGTCGTCGAAGACGGCCTCGACGTGGACCTCGGTGACCACGTCCGCCACGCCGGGCAGGACGTCGTCCGGGCCGAGCGCCGTGCGGGCACGCTCGATCGCCTCGGCGAGCCGGGCGCCGTCGCGGGCTGCCTCGCACACCGTGTCGGCGATCAGGGCGGTGGCCTCCGGCACGTTGAGCCTCAGGCCGCGGGCCCTGCGGGCACGGGCCAGTCCGGCGGCGGTGAACAGCAGCAGCCGGTCGCGCTCGGTGGGGGTCAGTCTCACGCCGTGGCACCTCCTTGATCGCCAAATTAGAACAACACTCTAAACGTGAAGTTCACAGAAAGGAACCGTTGACGACCGACCGCCTCAGCCGTCACATTGAACGTCGCTCTAACTCCCGGGCGGCCGTCGAAGGAGACCTGCCATGCCGATAGAACAGCACGGAGTCGACACCATCCCCGAAGCGGAACGGACCAGTGGTCCGCGCGATCTGGTGTCGATCCTGCTGGGGTCCAATCTGTGTCTCGGCGTGATCATCTTCGGCTGGCTGCCGCCGTCGTTCGGGCTCGGCTGGTGGGCCTCGCTCAGCTCGATCGTG from Streptomyces sp. 6-11-2 encodes:
- a CDS encoding agmatine/peptidylarginine deiminase codes for the protein MNTPAADGFRMPAEWAPHERTWMAWPGPNPTFDTPDDVAASRAAWASVARAVRRFEPVTVVCGPGQSAEARTLLGDGVDTVERDLDDAWMRDIGPTFLTSEAGELAAVDWTFNGWGAQDWARWEHDAKIASYVSDLAGAKTYASPLVNEGGGIHVDGEGTVLLTETVQLGPERNPHWTKEQVEAEIHAHLGTRKAIWLPRGLTGDYPPYGYGTLGHVDIVAAFARPGVVVAHHQPDPAHPDHEVTKEVIGVLKSATDADGRPLEVVEVPAPTVLEADGHWADYSYINHYLCNGGVVLCAFDDPRDEEAAGIFRRLFPDRTVTPVDARAIFAGGGGIHCITQQQPKTVVGQRAVR
- a CDS encoding TetR/AcrR family transcriptional regulator; this encodes MSTAPAPRRRTPAPPREEVLAAAMEMIAERGLEQLTMAALGREVGMSSGHLLYYFRSKDELLLQTLEWSESRLGTERGRLLTRAAPVRERLDAYVDLYVPDGHRDPHWTLWLEVWNRSLNAGEDARDRQAAIEGAWHRDLAALVAEGVSRGEFQPVDADRFAARLRALLDGFSIHVAIGLRGTDRAQVMCHLGEFLDEALSRPGLADA
- the ureA gene encoding urease subunit gamma gives rise to the protein MRLTPTERDRLLLFTAAGLARARRARGLRLNVPEATALIADTVCEAARDGARLAEAIERARTALGPDDVLPGVADVVTEVHVEAVFDDGSRLAVVSDPIAGGGLGEMGPGALLPGPEHAEPEAAVRLTVTNTASVPVSVTSHFHFFEANPRLDFPRERAYGMRLAVPAGSSVRFGPGESAEVGLVPIGGERIAIGFAGLVDGPLDAPGAKEEALRRAAACGYLGADR
- the cimA gene encoding citramalate synthase, with amino-acid sequence MTASSQLDDSFHVFDTTLRDGAQREGINLTVADKLAIARHLDDFGVGFIEGGWPGANPRDTEFFARAKQEIDFRHAKLVAFGATRRAGAKAADDPQVRALLESGAEVITLVAKSHDRHVELALRTTLEENLEMVRDTVSHLRAEGRRVFVDCEHFFDGYRANPQYAKAVVRTAAEAGADVVILCDTNGGMLPAQVQAVVSTVLADTGARLGIHAQDDTGCAVANTLAAVDAGATHVQCTANGYGERVGNANLFPVVAALELKYGKRVLPEGRLREMTRISHAIAEVVNLTPSTHQPYVGVSAFAHKAGLHASAIKVDPDLYQHIDPEQVGNTMRMLVSDMAGRASIELKGKELGIDLGDDRELVGRVVERVKERELKGYTYEAADASFELLLRAEAEGRPLRYFDVESWRAIVEDRPDGTHANEATVKLWAKSERIVATAEGNGPVNALDRALRVALEKIYPELASLGLVDYKVRILEGKHGTSSTTRVLISTSDGQGEWSTVGVADNVIAASWQALEDAYTYGLLRAGVEPAK
- a CDS encoding MFS transporter, with the translated sequence MGRQHWKKIWIGSAGNMVEWYDWFVYASFATYFAGAFFPDGNPTAQLMNTAGIFAVGFFMRPVGGWLLGRVGDRKGRKAALTLTVTLMSASAVLIAVAPTYAVAGYGGALVLLAARLLQGLSVGGEYAASATYLTEASAPRHRGFASSFQYVSMTAGQILGLGLQILLQRTMSDEALHSYGWRIPFVVGALGAAVVFYLRRSMLETEVYEAVYEADATGGEERGTLRALWRHRREAFLVIALTMGGTVAYYTYTTYLTKYLANSAGLPKQTATLVSFTALIVFACLQPLAGRLSDRIGRRPLLITFAVGSTVLTVPIMTLLRRADGFWPALGLSLLALVVVTGYTSINACVKAELFPTGVRALGVALPYALANALFGGTAEYVALWFKNAGAESGFFWYVAACAAVSLVVYITMRETRDLDLARVETAEASRLTPAS
- a CDS encoding GPP34 family phosphoprotein → MTTPRDLLIVSMDVPSERPVEQGDLSLALAGAELADLLTGGAAGLDGDRIVPLPRRDTGDRLLDQAAASLDGRPPYESVEDWLWRRGEGLAVTYIDALDAEGQLTGRRHRWMPARGGRKAPADTPARRRAAERWSSHDPVIAGLAAAVGIEAEPGAPLTAPDDDALVTVLATVNDAVTELEAVRQRRRIENAAFDNIWRAP
- a CDS encoding urease subunit alpha, with amino-acid sequence MSIDPYAYAATHGPRAGDRVRLGDSGLVVRIESDAQQYGDEFLAGFGKTARDGLHLKAAAVRETCDVVISNVVVIDAVQGIRKVSIGIREGRIHSIGRAGNPDTLDGVDVVVGTGTTIVSGEGLIATAGAVDPHVHLLSPRIMEASLASGVTTIIGQEFGPVWGVGVNSPWALRHAFGAFDAWPVNIGFLGRGSSSHPAPLVEALAEGGALGFKVHEDMGAHTRALDTALRVAEEHDVQVALHSDGLNECLSVEDTLRVLEGRTIHAFHIEGCGGGHVPNVLKMAGVPNVIGSSTNPTLPFGRDAVAEHYGMIVSVHDLKTDLPGDAAMARDRIRAGTMGAEDVLHDLGAIGITSSDAQGMGRAGETVRRTFAMAGKMKAELGPVDGDGPDDDNARVLRYIAKLTINPSIAHGLSHEVGSIETGKLADIVLWRPEFFGAKPQLVLKSGFPAYGVVGDPNAATDTCEPLVLGPQFGAHGATPAEISVAFVAQAAVDQGHDTMPTRRRRVAVRGTRGIGPADLRLNSRTGSVDVDQRTGLVTLDGDPIRSEPAESVSLNRLYFL